From Kryptolebias marmoratus isolate JLee-2015 linkage group LG15, ASM164957v2, whole genome shotgun sequence, a single genomic window includes:
- the rcn1 gene encoding reticulocalbin-1: MAGLSLLWAVLLCASVANAKPTLRKERVIHPDPELSRQAHEDNKSYQYDHEAFLGKDEAKTFDQLTPEESKDRLSKIVDRIDSDTDGYITTAELKAWIKRVQKRYVYENVAKVWSDYDLNKDNKISWDEYKQATYGYYLANPEEFEDDTDQFSFKKMLPRDERRFKTADLNGDLAADREEFTAFLHPEEFEHMKDIVVLETLEDIDKNSDGHVDEDEYIADMFAHEDGGPEPDWVRTEREQFSDFRDLNKDGKMDQEEIRHWIMPQDYDHAQAEARHLVYESDQDKDQKLTKEEILENWNMFVGSQATNYGEDLTKNHDEL, translated from the exons ATGGCCGGCCTCAGCTTGCTGTGGGCCGTGCTCCTGTGCGCCTCTGTGGCGAACGCGAAGCCAACCCTGAGGAAGGAGAGGGTCATTCATCCCGACCCGGAGCTGAGCAGGCAAGCCCACGAAGACAACAAGAGCTACCAGTACGACCATGAGGCCTTTCTGGGCAAAGACGAGGCCAAAACGTTTGACCAGCTCACCCCGGAGGAGAGCAAAGACAGACTCAG TAAAATTGTCGACCGGATAGACAGCGACACAGACGGCTACATCACCACAGCCGAGCTCAAAGCCTGGATAAAACGCGTCCAGAAGCGTTACGTGTATGAAAACGTGGCAAAGGTGTGGAGCGACTATGATctgaacaaagacaacaagatCTCGTGGGATGAGTACAAGCAAGCCACTTATGGGTACTATCTCG CTAACCCGGAGGAGTTTGAGGATGACACAGACCAGTTCAGCTTCAAGAAGATGCTTCCCCGGGATGAGAGGAGGTTCAAAACGGCTGACCTGAACGGCGACCTGGCAGCCGACAGGGAGGAGTTCACGGCCTTCCTCCACCCGGAGGAGTTTGAACACATGAAGGATATTGTTGTTCTG GAAACGCTGGAGGACATTGACAAGAACAGCGACGGACATGTGGACGAGGACGAGTACATCG CTGACATGTTTGCGCACGAGGATGGGGGTCCGGAACCAGACTGGGTCCGGACTGAACGGGAACAGTTCTCTGACTTCAGAGACTTGAACAAAGATGGGAAGATGGACCAGGAGGAGATCCGACACTGGATTATGCCACAGGATTACGACCACGCTCAGGCTGAGGCCAGGCACCTCGTGTACGAGTCTGACCAGGACAAG GATCAGAAGCTGACCAAAGAGGAGATCCTGGAGAACTGGAACATGTTCGTAGGAAGCCAGGCCACCAACTACGGAGAAGACCTCACCAAGAACCACGACGAGCTCTGA